The Bartonella sp. HY328 genome contains the following window.
ATACCGCTTTTGCTATACTGGCTTATTTGTAATCATCATTAAGCAGCTATATTAAAATTTTAAGCTTTGTCGTGTTTATAGCAATTTTAGTTAATTAAGGCAGATAGAAATATGCTTAAAAACTATTTAAATGGTAACAAAATTTTGCATTAATAATTTTGAATGACTAACCTAAATAGGAGGAGTTGGTTTTCGAAAAAGATCAATGCTTCATGCGAGTGCCTTGGTTTTAACGATGGACAGGACACAATGAGTGGCTTAAAGGATAAGAATTAAAACGGCATATATTGCGGAAATTCTGGTAAGAGTATAGTTGAAGCTTAGCTTCTTGTTTCTCGTGTATTGTAAGCATATTTTTCAAACATATCAATACTTATAAAACAAAAAAGCAGTTGTTTCATGTAAGGTGAGAGTTACAATCCTGTAAAAGTGTCTTTCCATTATAGATATTGAATGACTACCTAAATAAATGTCATTAATAATCGTAGCTCAGCAATTCTTTATATTGTTCGATAATAAAATACTCCGATATCCCAACCATATAATTATTGATTTTAAATTTTGCCGACCAAAACGTTACTATTGTTAGTTATGGCGCGACTTTTAATATATTATTTAAAGCGTCGAAGATTTAGCTTAAAGCTGAATATGCGAAAAATATTTATTAGAAATCGTTTAAATAATAGTTTATAATAAATTTGCATGATAATGCATATTTTAATATATCTAACTGATATACCCTCTTTAAAAGCAAAAAGCAGGTAGTAAACATGTAGAAATTGTTAAACGCTTTTTAAGCGGGAGTGATGTAAATTATAGAAAGATATCTAAACTATAAGATAATTCTAGTGAAATTAAACAGCACTAACCTCAAGTAACTTTAAATATTCACTTCGAATACATTTATAATCGTAGTTGCTAAATGCTGTTGTATAAGCATTTTTAATAATGCTAGATATATCAATGTTTTTTAAATAAATATTTTCGATTGTAGTAAACCATTCTTCGCCAGAACATAAAAAACCATTTTCACCATGCGATATTGCATTTTTATAGGCAAAAGAAGGGCTGGCACAAGTTACAACATTAACCAAAGCAGCTTCAAAAAATTTTAATTCTGATTTACAATCATTGAACTCAGTTTGAAGTAAAGGAACTATATTTACATCAACCTCTGCAATTTTGTATTGTAGTTCTTGATAAGAAACTTTTGGCTCAAATTTAACTTTGTGTTTTACCCCCGACTTATCCCATTCTTCACTTAATGAAATATATCCCACAATGTTTAAATAAATATTTTCATATTTTTGCATTAATCTAATAAGGTAAACTTCTGCTAGTCTAAAATCATTATTATGTGACGGAGAGCCAGAAAAATATCCGATAGTAAATTTCTTTCGATCTTTTATAGTTTTTTGCGATATTGCATATTCTGAAGCCTCTTTTTGCTCCTGATTAAATCCATTTTTCACTAAAAAATAAGGTATGCCAAAATCTTCTTGTATTTTTTTTCCCAAAATTTTATTGGATACAATACATTTTTCAACCTGATTTAACAAAATATCTATTTTGGCACCATACAATATAAGGTGGTTTTGGGTGGGAGCATCTTCCACGCCTACCGCGTAAATATAATCTGCCGCATATTGGGGCTTATAAATACAATCGTCAATATCATAATATACAGGTACAGCCTTGATTTTTGCAACATAAAGCAAGGTATCAATCAACGGATCCCAAGTAGCCCTTTGTAAAACTATTAAATCAATTTCGTCTAAATTATTGAGTATAGAAGGAATTTCGCTTGTTAAAAAGCATGTCAACTCAATATTTCCTTCATCAGCATCAAAAGCTTCTTTAATGTTAAAAAAACGATACCGGAATGTTGAATCGTCAAATTCATTTTTTATATAAACAATGGTTTTTTTAGTAGAAAAAATAGCAGAATACCTTTCAAAGAAAGTTCCTAATTCTAAACCATCTGGATATTTCTTTTTTAAAGTATACATTAAATTTCTTCTTTTATATTTTTTTCTAAAAAGTCAACAGAATTAGACAATGCATCCACCCAATCACGATTTATCTTATTATTTTTAAAATTTTCTTTCCGTGTTTCTACATCATTCACCAGTTTAATTGCGTCTTTAAGTCCAGCGAGCATGTGATCAAGAGTTAAATTTGCGCAAATAATATTCTTACTATAGTTTGATAAGTCTTTTTTATTGTAAGCTTGATTAGTAAGAACTACGCTCCCAGAACATGCCGCATCAAAAGGTGGATAACTCGGATGTGGGGTGTAAATAACACTAAAGCATAGATCTATCTCTGACATTAGCTCATAATATCCATCCCAATCCATTACTCCATTGTTTACTATAGTGACATTTTTATTGTCAAACTCAATTCCAAAATCTTTGCTATCGCCAGCTGTGTAAATAACCCATTCTTCTGGACTTAGAATTCCGCGGTTGAAAGCTTCGTTTAATACATTAAAACAAAAATAAAATAAATTTCTTTGGTGTGAAGGACGCGCAAAGAAAAATAGCTTTTTAATTCTTTTATTGGGTAAAAAACTTTTTTTACTAGGTTGTAACAATTCTGAGAATGCTGGTTCAAAGTAAATGCCTTGATTTTTAACATTGTCATAACCAGCATTTACTAGGTAATCATATAGTAATTTAGTATTAACGATTGGATAGATATTTTCATCTGTTAGAGATAAGTATGCATTAAGGTGCAAATCTCCATGATCATAAAAAAAGGTTTCTACTTCTTGCATGATATAGAAAATTTTATTGGGAACACCTGCCTCTTTCAGCATTTTTAAATTGCTCCACATTGTACACAAAAAAACATCCTTTTCATCAATTGGGAGATTGGAGTTTTCTTCAAGAAATAAAAATTCAACTTTTATCGCTTTGGACAAGTTATTATGTTTCA
Protein-coding sequences here:
- a CDS encoding glycosyltransferase is translated as MYTLKKKYPDGLELGTFFERYSAIFSTKKTIVYIKNEFDDSTFRYRFFNIKEAFDADEGNIELTCFLTSEIPSILNNLDEIDLIVLQRATWDPLIDTLLYVAKIKAVPVYYDIDDCIYKPQYAADYIYAVGVEDAPTQNHLILYGAKIDILLNQVEKCIVSNKILGKKIQEDFGIPYFLVKNGFNQEQKEASEYAISQKTIKDRKKFTIGYFSGSPSHNNDFRLAEVYLIRLMQKYENIYLNIVGYISLSEEWDKSGVKHKVKFEPKVSYQELQYKIAEVDVNIVPLLQTEFNDCKSELKFFEAALVNVVTCASPSFAYKNAISHGENGFLCSGEEWFTTIENIYLKNIDISSIIKNAYTTAFSNYDYKCIRSEYLKLLEVSAV